The proteins below come from a single Oscillospiraceae bacterium genomic window:
- a CDS encoding acyltransferase: MSEKTAARTREKWVDDVKVIACILVVLGHFFQSMTKSNILPENGLYQWFNTTIYYFHVPLFFICSGYLYQKYSKVNSVGSWCKNVAKKALALGVPYATFTTATWVLKKVFSSSVNDQIGGLGDTLFLHPTAPYWYLYALFFIFLVTPTFSDVKAAAVGLIVALAAKVLILTGGGGTAFTLYRRFSQTKSGLCSVWVFARLMCR, encoded by the coding sequence ATGAGTGAAAAGACAGCGGCAAGAACAAGAGAAAAATGGGTCGATGATGTAAAAGTTATTGCCTGTATATTGGTTGTACTGGGCCATTTCTTCCAGAGCATGACGAAGTCAAATATTCTGCCTGAAAATGGTTTATACCAGTGGTTCAATACGACAATTTATTACTTCCATGTGCCGCTGTTCTTTATTTGTAGCGGATACTTGTATCAGAAGTACAGCAAGGTAAACAGTGTGGGTAGTTGGTGCAAGAATGTGGCAAAAAAAGCATTGGCACTCGGCGTACCCTATGCCACTTTTACGACTGCTACGTGGGTGCTGAAAAAGGTGTTCTCAAGTAGTGTTAACGACCAGATTGGTGGTCTCGGTGATACACTGTTCCTCCATCCGACTGCTCCATATTGGTATCTATACGCATTGTTTTTTATCTTTCTGGTCACGCCGACTTTTAGCGATGTGAAAGCAGCTGCAGTAGGATTGATAGTTGCGCTGGCTGCAAAAGTCTTGATTTTAACTGGGGGGGGGGGTACAGCATTTACGCTGTATCGACGGTTCTCTCAAACGAAATCTGGTTTGTGCTCGGTATGGGTATTTGCACGTTTAATGTGCAGATGA
- a CDS encoding acyltransferase, with amino-acid sequence MPKSGRGGTVRIGKGSEIGERCRISIANSLEIGEKVLLSPNVYITDCDHEYRDVDVPVIDQGIVQRGQKVSIGEGSYIGINAVIVGNVRIGRHCVVGANSVVTKDVPDYCVAVGSPAKVIKNMKN; translated from the coding sequence ATGCCCAAATCTGGTCGGGGGGGTACAGTGAGAATTGGCAAAGGCTCCGAAATTGGTGAACGATGCCGAATCTCTATTGCTAATTCTTTGGAAATTGGAGAAAAAGTACTCCTTTCTCCAAACGTGTACATAACCGATTGTGATCATGAGTACCGTGACGTAGATGTTCCAGTGATTGATCAAGGAATTGTACAAAGAGGACAGAAAGTATCCATTGGAGAAGGTTCTTACATTGGAATCAATGCAGTGATTGTAGGCAATGTGAGGATTGGCAGACATTGCGTGGTTGGAGCCAATTCGGTGGTTACTAAAGACGTACCAGATTATTGTGTGGCAGTTGGGAGTCCGGCAAAAGTGATTAAGAACATGAAGAATTGA
- a CDS encoding glycosyltransferase yields MKAGLVSIVLPIYNVEKYLDRCIESVINQTYRNLEILLVDDGSPDDCPQKCEEWAKKDGRIKVIHKANAGLGYARNTGIENASGEYICFFDSDDYIDPSTIEKAYNTAQKNNSDMVLFGHYDVNAQGKIVRTYIPTIDKESYVSSEVQEVLLPDLVSDNPATGKSTNLWLSACFCMYSMKLILESNWRFTSERDIISEDVYSLLRLYRNVEKVTIIPEAFYYYCENSTSLTHTYKADRFNRIKRFYNACIDACDELNYNDEVKKRFSGPFISNTIAAMKMIIQADMSNDKKKSAFKAICKDEQLHKIINSVEVKKEKFTRRLLIWFLKARLYSVCELLVRLKA; encoded by the coding sequence ATGAAAGCAGGATTAGTAAGCATTGTCTTACCAATATACAATGTGGAAAAGTATCTTGATAGATGCATTGAGAGCGTTATAAATCAGACATACAGAAACCTAGAAATCCTTCTTGTAGATGATGGGTCACCGGATGATTGCCCTCAAAAATGCGAAGAGTGGGCTAAGAAAGATGGCCGAATAAAAGTTATCCATAAGGCTAATGCAGGACTTGGATATGCCCGTAATACGGGAATAGAAAATGCTTCTGGAGAATACATTTGCTTTTTTGATAGCGACGATTATATTGATCCAAGTACAATAGAAAAGGCATATAATACCGCACAGAAAAACAATAGTGATATGGTTTTGTTTGGCCACTACGATGTTAATGCACAAGGAAAAATCGTCAGAACGTATATACCTACAATAGATAAAGAAAGCTATGTGAGCTCTGAGGTTCAAGAAGTGCTTTTACCTGATTTGGTTTCTGATAATCCTGCAACAGGGAAGAGTACGAATTTATGGTTAAGCGCATGTTTTTGTATGTATTCTATGAAGTTGATATTAGAAAGCAACTGGAGATTTACTTCGGAACGGGACATTATATCTGAGGATGTATATTCATTGTTGCGATTGTACAGAAATGTAGAAAAAGTTACTATAATTCCAGAGGCATTCTATTACTATTGTGAGAATAGTACGTCATTGACACATACGTATAAGGCAGATCGATTCAATAGAATAAAGAGATTCTATAATGCCTGCATAGATGCATGTGATGAACTAAATTATAACGATGAGGTAAAAAAACGCTTTTCGGGTCCATTTATTTCTAATACAATTGCTGCAATGAAAATGATTATTCAAGCGGATATGAGTAATGATAAAAAGAAATCGGCGTTCAAAGCTATATGTAAGGATGAACAACTTCATAAAATAATAAATAGCGTGGAAGTCAAAAAAGAAAAATTTACACGAAGATTGTTGATTTGGTTTTTAAAGGCCCGATTATATAGTGTTTGCGAACTGTTGGTTAGATTAAAAGCATAG
- a CDS encoding O-antigen ligase family protein, with product MKSRLTVKKTHLLCAITLLLTLFSGQSSKLFGISGGVAYQLLYYSKYISALFLVAYALSRPRKVSDYEVKRLLTILLPLVVLMIVVECFAVFTSPVPAMYGIRYWTRSLAAFLDRFCIYAVVIGIWELCGDEAIECITNTFIVDEILIFISAIFHVGVAGIVESFLGAFAFSEGASNYFEVHELTFAIGLCIIYYLFFAERKKHNTGKLVFLVISFILGSKRIGMAGIAAAGLFSLFVHKKGLSRRKLLTIGIVGVLVCYGYLFIVYNNEFFAILNEHGINNMGRDLIYAYFVRRTKLSPTQMGWGMAGVAKVVENMDRSEVMYMAAVRGVHNDILKIYINFGFVGSLIWYALNLIYFPVKFMNEYGKKAATIYMALILYLFITYLTDNTESYFVCQVALLLIPITEYLKEKNRSVYCEN from the coding sequence ATGAAAAGTAGATTAACAGTTAAAAAAACACATTTGCTATGTGCCATAACGCTTTTACTTACCCTATTTTCTGGACAAAGTTCAAAATTGTTTGGAATATCAGGTGGAGTAGCATATCAATTGTTGTATTACTCTAAATATATATCAGCTTTGTTTCTAGTGGCGTATGCATTATCACGCCCAAGAAAGGTTTCCGATTATGAAGTAAAAAGACTTCTGACAATTCTTTTGCCTCTTGTAGTGTTGATGATAGTGGTAGAATGCTTTGCTGTATTTACAAGTCCTGTGCCGGCAATGTATGGCATAAGATATTGGACTAGATCTTTAGCAGCGTTCTTGGATCGATTTTGCATTTATGCAGTTGTTATTGGAATATGGGAACTGTGTGGAGATGAAGCGATAGAGTGTATTACAAATACTTTTATCGTGGATGAAATTCTTATTTTTATAAGTGCTATTTTTCATGTAGGAGTTGCTGGAATCGTTGAGAGCTTTTTAGGTGCTTTTGCATTTAGTGAGGGTGCATCAAATTATTTTGAAGTTCATGAACTGACTTTTGCCATAGGACTGTGCATTATATATTATTTGTTTTTTGCCGAGAGAAAAAAACATAACACAGGGAAATTAGTCTTTCTTGTTATTTCATTCATTTTGGGATCAAAAAGAATAGGTATGGCAGGCATTGCGGCGGCGGGATTGTTTTCCTTGTTTGTACATAAAAAAGGACTGTCTCGTCGTAAATTGCTTACAATTGGAATAGTTGGTGTTTTGGTCTGCTATGGATATTTGTTTATAGTATATAATAATGAATTCTTTGCAATACTGAATGAACATGGCATCAACAATATGGGACGAGATTTGATTTATGCATATTTTGTCCGAAGAACTAAACTCTCACCAACACAAATGGGATGGGGAATGGCAGGCGTTGCAAAAGTTGTGGAAAATATGGATAGAAGCGAAGTTATGTATATGGCAGCGGTGCGAGGCGTTCATAATGACATCCTTAAAATATATATCAATTTTGGATTTGTTGGTTCTTTGATTTGGTATGCTCTTAATTTGATCTATTTTCCGGTTAAATTTATGAATGAATATGGGAAAAAAGCCGCTACAATATATATGGCGTTGATTCTATATCTGTTTATTACCTATTTAACAGATAATACAGAAAGTTACTTTGTTTGCCAAGTGGCTTTGTTATTGATACCGATAACCGAATATTTGAAAGAAAAAAATAGGAGTGTCTATTGTGAAAATTAA
- a CDS encoding oligosaccharide flippase family protein, whose amino-acid sequence MENKFKYLFKNIGVLMIANFSSKILVFLLVPLYTSVLSTTEYGSYDLAVSTATLLFPILTLNIVDAVMRFSMDCAVNKKTIATIGMKFISISAILFGICMWILKRINLLPGISGLEIYIFLYYVSYAVNQLLIQFSKGLERVKDMGIAGVVGTFVTIITNILFLLVLKWGLIGFFFSNILAQLISAIYLAIRIKVWKYIDVTEIDKKTQHEMLMYSVPLIATAVGWWINSAADKYVVAFMLGVASNGLLSVSYKIPQIINTLQGIFTQAWQISAVKEYGEEDTSKFYGNTFSSINLLMCAACSFLIILSKPLAHILYAKEFYVAWQYVPFLLLSSVLNCASGLLGPILAAKKDSKAMMWSAIIGAATNIVMNIILVYLMGIQGATIATVICSYIIYAVRKRAVGKDIWIKDYFIIIVTWMLLFVQAFVESYLSIVPIEITIMAILIVINVKELKRIFFKIKHVFIH is encoded by the coding sequence ATGGAGAATAAATTCAAATACTTATTTAAAAATATTGGCGTTTTGATGATAGCAAACTTTTCGTCAAAAATACTGGTATTTTTACTTGTACCTTTATATACAAGCGTTCTTTCTACTACTGAATATGGTTCGTATGATTTAGCAGTTTCAACGGCTACGCTTCTTTTCCCAATCTTAACTTTAAATATCGTTGATGCGGTAATGCGGTTCTCTATGGATTGTGCAGTCAATAAAAAAACGATTGCAACAATAGGAATGAAGTTTATTTCTATTAGCGCAATTCTTTTTGGAATATGCATGTGGATATTGAAGCGTATAAATCTATTGCCCGGGATCAGTGGCTTAGAAATATACATATTCCTGTATTATGTTTCATATGCCGTTAACCAACTCTTGATCCAATTTTCAAAAGGGTTGGAACGCGTTAAAGACATGGGAATAGCAGGGGTAGTTGGAACCTTTGTGACGATAATAACCAATATTCTATTCTTGTTGGTTTTAAAGTGGGGATTAATTGGATTCTTTTTCTCAAATATTCTGGCTCAACTAATTTCGGCTATTTATTTAGCAATTCGTATTAAAGTGTGGAAGTACATTGATGTAACAGAAATTGATAAAAAAACTCAACACGAGATGCTAATGTACTCGGTTCCTTTGATTGCAACTGCTGTTGGATGGTGGATTAATAGCGCAGCTGATAAATATGTAGTTGCTTTTATGTTAGGGGTGGCCTCAAATGGACTGTTGTCTGTGTCATATAAAATTCCACAGATTATAAATACCCTGCAAGGAATATTTACACAGGCGTGGCAGATATCTGCTGTTAAGGAATATGGCGAAGAGGATACCTCGAAATTTTATGGGAATACATTTTCATCAATTAATTTGCTAATGTGTGCGGCGTGTTCTTTTTTGATTATTCTGTCAAAACCATTGGCTCATATATTATACGCAAAAGAATTTTATGTTGCCTGGCAGTACGTTCCTTTTCTACTGCTAAGTTCTGTGCTTAATTGTGCTTCTGGTTTGTTAGGACCGATATTGGCAGCAAAGAAAGATTCAAAAGCGATGATGTGGTCCGCTATAATCGGTGCTGCCACAAATATTGTAATGAACATCATTTTGGTTTATTTGATGGGGATTCAAGGAGCTACAATTGCAACAGTGATTTGCTCGTATATTATATATGCGGTAAGAAAAAGGGCTGTAGGTAAAGATATTTGGATTAAAGATTATTTTATAATTATAGTAACGTGGATGCTATTATTTGTTCAGGCGTTTGTGGAAAGCTATTTGTCTATTGTCCCTATTGAAATTACAATAATGGCAATCCTGATTGTTATTAATGTAAAAGAGTTAAAAAGAATTTTCTTTAAAATAAAGCATGTGTTTATTCACTAA
- a CDS encoding LicD family protein, protein MRKLKQIWHKIKAIPFIGDNYEKLVGQKKIERKMQHQQEEIQNNGVKYLNLVENTMNTSGGLYYAYAGTLLGIVRDKKLIKWDLDIDFAVVITEDFSWSDLQKVMAKSGFRKIREFVFEGLVTEQTYQVDKLTIDFFGQFYDGNKMIQYSYDKLDGVKYSSNSEYSVYLVTLPRVDKTKYIEADGVKVSVPYNAEEILASIYNDDWRIPNPNWKSNSGKCSTLLKDKIAYQVVE, encoded by the coding sequence ATGAGGAAACTAAAACAGATATGGCATAAAATAAAAGCGATTCCATTTATTGGCGACAACTATGAAAAATTGGTTGGACAAAAAAAGATAGAAAGAAAAATGCAGCATCAACAGGAAGAAATACAAAATAATGGTGTTAAGTATTTGAACTTAGTTGAAAACACAATGAACACGTCTGGTGGACTGTACTATGCATACGCTGGGACATTACTTGGAATTGTAAGAGATAAAAAACTCATCAAATGGGATTTAGATATTGATTTTGCAGTGGTCATTACAGAAGATTTCTCATGGAGTGATTTACAAAAGGTAATGGCAAAGTCGGGTTTTAGAAAAATAAGAGAATTCGTATTTGAAGGTCTTGTTACTGAGCAGACTTATCAAGTAGATAAGCTGACAATAGATTTCTTTGGTCAGTTCTATGATGGAAATAAGATGATCCAGTATTCGTATGATAAATTGGATGGAGTTAAGTATTCTTCAAATTCAGAGTATAGTGTTTATCTTGTAACACTTCCGAGGGTAGATAAAACAAAGTATATTGAGGCCGATGGAGTAAAAGTATCTGTTCCTTATAATGCTGAAGAAATATTAGCATCTATCTATAATGATGATTGGAGAATTCCTAATCCGAACTGGAAATCCAACAGTGGAAAATGCAGTACTTTACTAAAGGATAAAATTGCGTATCAAGTTGTAGAATAA
- a CDS encoding 2-C-methyl-D-erythritol 4-phosphate cytidylyltransferase, with protein MSTIAILTAGGTGTRTHQDLPKQFLTVENKPIIIYTLEAFQQHPSIDEIYVSCLEGWSAVLEAYAKQFNITKLKRIVTGGATGQESIYNGLKAIKEDNTSTKDIVVVVHDGNRPMLPQDVITDNLVKQKRYGSAVTVIPTTEVVFVSKDGIESNAALNRDELWRTQTPHSYRFDELWEVHNKAIVDGVTNMAASCSLMQKYGYTTYFSKGSEKNIKITTIEDIEIFKALLNAKNDDWIKK; from the coding sequence ATGTCAACTATTGCTATATTAACTGCTGGTGGAACAGGAACTAGAACGCATCAAGACTTGCCTAAACAGTTCTTGACGGTGGAGAACAAGCCAATCATTATTTATACGCTTGAAGCGTTTCAACAGCATCCTAGTATTGATGAAATCTATGTGTCCTGCTTGGAAGGATGGAGTGCGGTGCTTGAAGCCTATGCAAAGCAATTTAATATTACAAAGCTAAAAAGGATTGTTACTGGCGGTGCGACGGGACAAGAGTCAATTTATAATGGCTTAAAGGCAATAAAAGAAGACAATACATCGACAAAAGATATTGTTGTTGTTGTACATGACGGAAACAGGCCGATGCTTCCACAAGATGTAATAACGGATAACTTAGTAAAACAGAAACGTTATGGATCTGCTGTTACGGTTATTCCGACAACAGAGGTTGTATTTGTGTCTAAGGATGGCATTGAGTCTAATGCTGCACTTAATAGAGATGAGTTATGGAGAACACAAACACCTCATTCGTATAGGTTTGATGAATTATGGGAAGTTCATAATAAAGCAATTGTGGATGGAGTAACCAATATGGCTGCATCATGCTCTTTGATGCAAAAGTATGGCTACACAACATATTTCTCAAAAGGGTCGGAAAAAAATATAAAAATAACTACGATTGAAGATATTGAGATTTTTAAAGCATTGCTAAATGCAAAAAACGATGACTGGATTAAAAAATAA
- a CDS encoding NAD-dependent epimerase/dehydratase family protein, with protein sequence MMRLLDSKKYIHDLKKAVDRNNLSMLHGKTFFVTGGLGLICSTVIDVLLTCGKTGKIYVGARNIEQFKDRFGNLDNVDYVAYDALQKPNLEIAPDYIICGAGLASPELYTQKPVETILSNFDGLHNLLEFAKQNSVERLLYISSSEVYGKKDTSESFIEGVYGKVDIDNIRSSYPIAKRASELLCKAYCTEYNVNSVIARPGHIYGPSAKRNDKRISSDFAYKAANGENLVMKSDGSQKRSYCYSIDCAIQILTVLQAGKCGEAYNIGHDEVTTIRKMAEITAKAGQVKLLMELPSDIEEKSFNPMNNSALDNSKIKKLGYRDTFTVEEGLTHTVEILKELYCSK encoded by the coding sequence ATGATGAGATTATTAGATTCTAAGAAGTATATTCATGATTTAAAAAAAGCAGTAGACAGAAATAATTTAAGTATGTTACATGGTAAAACATTTTTTGTTACAGGTGGATTAGGGCTAATTTGTTCTACAGTAATAGATGTCCTTTTAACCTGTGGTAAAACAGGTAAAATATATGTTGGAGCAAGAAACATCGAGCAATTTAAAGATAGATTTGGAAACTTGGATAATGTTGACTATGTTGCTTATGATGCATTACAAAAACCAAATTTGGAAATAGCCCCAGATTATATTATCTGTGGGGCTGGATTGGCTAGCCCCGAGCTGTATACGCAAAAACCAGTTGAAACTATTTTATCTAATTTTGATGGATTGCATAATTTGCTGGAATTTGCAAAACAGAACAGTGTAGAGAGATTACTCTATATATCTTCGAGTGAAGTTTATGGTAAAAAGGATACAAGCGAGTCTTTTATAGAAGGAGTGTACGGAAAGGTAGATATTGATAACATCAGGTCTTCTTACCCAATAGCGAAAAGGGCATCTGAGTTACTATGTAAGGCTTACTGTACTGAATATAATGTGAACTCCGTGATTGCTAGACCTGGTCATATTTACGGTCCTTCTGCCAAAAGAAATGATAAGCGAATTTCTTCGGATTTTGCATATAAAGCAGCAAATGGAGAAAATCTTGTGATGAAAAGTGATGGTTCACAGAAAAGGTCTTATTGCTATTCCATAGATTGTGCAATTCAAATTTTAACAGTTCTTCAAGCTGGAAAGTGTGGGGAGGCTTATAATATAGGACATGACGAAGTAACCACAATAAGGAAAATGGCCGAGATTACTGCAAAGGCTGGACAGGTGAAATTATTAATGGAACTCCCTTCTGATATAGAAGAAAAATCCTTTAACCCAATGAATAATTCGGCACTGGATAATAGCAAAATCAAAAAATTGGGTTATAGAGACACATTTACAGTTGAAGAAGGATTGACACATACAGTGGAAATACTGAAAGAATTATATTGCAGTAAGTGA
- the glmM gene encoding phosphoglucosamine mutase → MGKYFGTDGFRGEAGITLTSDHAYKVGRFLGWYYNALRERNGDSNPARIVIGKDTRRSSYMFEYSLVAGLTASGADAYLLHVTTTPSVAYIARVDDFDCGIMISASHNPFYDNGIKLIDCYGEKMPEETLLLVEDYIDGKLNVFDKDWPELPFAHREHIGCTVDYISGRNRYMGYLISLGIYSFKGVKVGLDCANGSSWNIAKSVFDALGADTYVINNHPNGLNINNNAGSTHIEGLQKFVVEKGLDVGFAYDGDADRCLCVDEKGNVITGDHILYIYGCYMKERGKLLTNTVVTTVMSNFGLYKAFDEQGIGYAKTAVGDKYVYEYMAKNGCRIGGEQSGHIIFSKYASTGDGILTSLKMMEVMLAKKKPMSELAAPLKIYPQVLENVRVTDKKAAQNDHAVQEAVSKVAEALGDTGRILVRESGTEPVVRVMVEAPDHDTCQKYVDEVVNVICEKGYKA, encoded by the coding sequence GTGGGTAAGTATTTTGGAACAGACGGCTTCCGTGGAGAAGCCGGAATTACATTAACTTCTGATCATGCTTATAAAGTGGGGCGTTTCTTAGGTTGGTACTATAACGCATTGCGTGAGCGCAATGGTGACAGCAATCCTGCCCGTATTGTCATCGGCAAGGATACTCGTCGTAGCTCGTACATGTTTGAATACAGCCTGGTTGCTGGCTTGACTGCTTCTGGTGCAGATGCCTATCTGCTGCATGTCACCACGACGCCCTCTGTGGCCTACATCGCCCGCGTGGATGACTTTGACTGCGGCATCATGATCTCGGCCAGCCACAACCCGTTCTACGACAACGGCATCAAGCTCATCGACTGCTACGGCGAGAAGATGCCCGAAGAGACCCTGCTGCTGGTGGAGGATTACATCGATGGCAAGCTCAATGTGTTCGATAAGGACTGGCCAGAACTGCCTTTTGCTCATCGTGAGCATATCGGCTGTACTGTGGATTACATCTCTGGCCGTAACCGTTACATGGGCTACCTGATCTCTCTGGGTATCTACTCTTTCAAGGGCGTCAAGGTTGGTCTGGACTGCGCCAACGGTAGTTCCTGGAATATCGCCAAGTCTGTGTTCGATGCCCTCGGAGCAGATACCTACGTCATCAATAACCATCCGAATGGTCTGAACATCAACAATAATGCTGGCTCCACTCATATCGAGGGCCTCCAAAAGTTTGTTGTGGAGAAGGGCTTGGATGTCGGTTTTGCATACGATGGCGATGCCGACCGCTGCTTGTGCGTGGATGAGAAAGGCAATGTCATCACTGGCGACCATATCCTTTACATTTACGGTTGCTACATGAAGGAGCGCGGCAAGCTGCTGACTAACACTGTGGTCACGACCGTTATGTCCAATTTTGGTCTGTACAAAGCGTTCGATGAACAGGGCATCGGCTATGCCAAGACCGCTGTGGGCGATAAGTATGTCTACGAGTACATGGCAAAGAACGGCTGCCGTATCGGTGGTGAGCAGAGCGGCCATATCATCTTCTCCAAGTATGCAAGCACTGGCGATGGCATTCTGACCAGTCTGAAGATGATGGAAGTCATGCTGGCGAAGAAGAAGCCGATGAGCGAACTGGCAGCACCGTTGAAGATTTATCCGCAGGTGCTTGAGAATGTCCGTGTGACCGATAAGAAGGCTGCACAGAATGACCATGCCGTGCAGGAAGCCGTGTCTAAAGTTGCTGAGGCACTGGGCGATACTGGCCGTATTCTGGTTCGTGAATCCGGCACTGAGCCAGTCGTGCGTGTTATGGTGGAAGCACCTGACCACGACACCTGCCAGAAGTATGTTGACGAAGTGGTCAACGTGATTTGCGAAAAGGGATATAAGGCGTAA
- a CDS encoding alpha/beta hydrolase, with protein sequence MIQAFDNTKLIGHYYEREKGAPLIVFFHGLWGHSYLDGVPIYRITQKHNWNLLLCDLRAQGDSEGEFSTLGVLEKYDCLDWVEWAQNRFGDKNPIFLMGVSMGASIVMMSSDLELPDSVYGIIDDCGFTSTLDVIKQNNNKQISKYIPKNLVPTMLNVGTKIWGSFDLSDADACKALAHTDIPLLIIHGDEDMKAPLSMAYKLYDSCNGEKQLYIVHGADHTENYRKDPGGYEKIVTKFIEERLRQKKCQTPGTKP encoded by the coding sequence ATGATACAAGCATTTGATAATACAAAACTGATAGGTCATTATTATGAAAGAGAAAAAGGTGCGCCTTTAATTGTGTTTTTTCATGGATTGTGGGGGCACAGTTATTTGGATGGCGTGCCAATATATAGAATTACACAAAAACACAATTGGAATCTTCTACTATGTGACTTACGCGCACAGGGAGATAGTGAAGGGGAATTCTCAACATTAGGAGTGCTAGAAAAATATGATTGTCTTGATTGGGTAGAATGGGCACAAAATCGCTTTGGAGATAAAAATCCTATTTTTCTTATGGGAGTTTCAATGGGAGCATCAATTGTGATGATGAGCAGTGATTTGGAGTTGCCTGATTCAGTATATGGAATTATTGATGACTGTGGTTTTACATCTACATTGGACGTGATAAAGCAGAATAATAACAAGCAAATATCAAAATACATACCCAAAAATCTAGTTCCTACTATGCTTAATGTAGGAACAAAGATTTGGGGGAGTTTTGATTTATCAGACGCAGATGCGTGTAAGGCTTTAGCACATACCGATATTCCTCTTTTAATCATTCACGGTGACGAAGATATGAAGGCACCTTTATCTATGGCTTATAAACTATACGATAGTTGTAATGGTGAAAAGCAGTTATATATAGTTCATGGGGCAGATCATACAGAAAATTATAGAAAAGACCCGGGAGGATATGAGAAAATTGTAACAAAGTTTATTGAAGAAAGGCTCCGACAAAAAAAGTGCCAGACCCCTGGGACTAAACCGTAA
- a CDS encoding VOC family protein — protein MNLSKIHHIAIIVSDYETAKDFYVNKLGFSVIRENYRPERKDWKLDLRVNENTELEIFAEENPPKRVNRPEACGLRHLAFCVDSVEQTVRELAEVGIECEPIRVDDYTGKKMTFFHDPDGLPLELHE, from the coding sequence ATGAATTTATCAAAAATACATCATATTGCAATCATCGTATCTGACTACGAAACTGCAAAGGATTTCTATGTGAACAAGCTGGGATTCTCTGTCATCAGAGAAAACTATCGCCCAGAGCGTAAAGACTGGAAGCTGGATCTGCGTGTTAACGAAAACACAGAGCTGGAGATTTTTGCTGAGGAAAATCCTCCGAAGCGTGTGAACCGCCCAGAGGCCTGCGGTCTGCGTCACCTTGCATTCTGCGTAGACAGTGTGGAGCAGACGGTGAGGGAGCTGGCGGAGGTAGGAATTGAATGTGAGCCAATTCGTGTGGATGATTACACTGGCAAGAAGATGACATTCTTCCACGACCCGGATGGACTGCCGCTGGAACTGCACGAATAA
- a CDS encoding plasmid mobilization relaxosome protein MobC — translation MPRTKKKVKSIVKTKVISARVTETVHELLHQQAEDAGMTLSEFAAQMLMKGRVNTSYVFYVHPDEIEAITREFAAIGNNLNQIAAFFNSGGIQSRAMQENINHAISCIFEMREQVAEMAGKNYGNLKAYRK, via the coding sequence ATGCCAAGAACGAAGAAGAAAGTGAAATCGATCGTAAAGACAAAAGTAATCTCCGCACGAGTAACAGAAACAGTACATGAACTTTTACACCAGCAGGCAGAAGATGCCGGAATGACCCTCTCTGAATTTGCAGCACAGATGCTGATGAAAGGCCGCGTGAATACCTCGTATGTGTTCTATGTTCACCCGGACGAGATCGAAGCAATTACACGGGAGTTTGCCGCCATCGGGAACAACTTGAACCAGATCGCGGCGTTCTTCAACAGCGGCGGTATCCAGTCCCGTGCGATGCAAGAAAACATCAACCATGCGATTTCCTGTATTTTTGAAATGCGGGAGCAGGTCGCAGAAATGGCAGGAAAGAACTATGGCAATCTTAAAGCATATCGCAAGTAA